A stretch of DNA from Paenibacillus albus:
CGATAAGAAGCTCTTTCACGACGAGCGATTCATCATCGCTGAGAATCGTCCGCAGTTTCTCCAGCGTCTCAGGTGTGAAAGCGTCATCTGCCGCAGGGTGCTGAAGCATTAGCTTCAGCCATGCCCGCTCGTGGGAAGTGACCATGACCGTGCCGGAATCCTCCAGGCGGGAGAGGACCTGGTAGTTGAATATTTTCTCAAACGGATTCATAGTAGGATGCAATCTCCTTCCATTCTTCAATCATCTCACGCCGGAGCGAAGCGGGGGCAAGTACCTCACAGCTGGATCCAAAGCTGCGCAGCCACGGACGAATTTCCGTCGTCCCATTGACGACAATCTCGTAAATGAACGCTTCCTCATCTTCCTCCACGATTGCTCCCCACTGCCCTTGCAGCAGGACTCGCTCCCGCACGAAGTTCGGCTCGGAACCGCCTGGATGAAAGAATCTCACGCTCACAGTCACCGTGCGGCCAGTGTCAATGAGCCAGCTGTGTTGGATGCGCGCTTCCAACTCGGAGCGCTTCGCCTCGAACAACTCAGCAGCAACCTGCTCGCCCTCCGCAATCTGCGTCATCCCTTCCAACCGGTACTTCCGAATGCCGTCACGGCTGTTATTGGCGAGCATATACCAGCGTCCATATTGGTGGTCGTAGACGACCTTAATCGGCAGTGCGGTCTCCGCTTTGCCCTCATGCTCACGCTCGAACAGCGGATTCGTGTTCTTGGAGGAGTAGCTCGTATCGGATTTAGGCGAAAAATAAAGAAACGTCACTTTGCGCCGATTCTGAATCGCTCCGAGCAGCGTAAACAGATGTGCCTCGTCCAGAATACGAGAGTAGTAGTGGTACTTATATAGAAATGGTTCTCCGGCATCGGACATGCCGCCACCTCCACCATCGCTACCATCTCCACCATCTCTACCATCTCCACCATCGCCGCCGCTTCGCTTATGCGCGGCGCTCTTCTTCAAATGGTCGCGCAGCAGATAGCCCTGAACGGACGGCACCTGTGTATTCGCCATCACATCGACGAAGTTCAATAGATCGCGCAGCTCCTCGTCCGTCAGCTTGCGGACGAGATCGTCCTGCATCCGGTAGCGATACGGCCGCGGACCCGGAACGCGCTTGATGACGCCGACCTCCTCCAAGTAGCGCAGGTCGGAGCGGATCGTCTTCTCGTCTGGGAACAGCGCAATCTCTGCGGTATCAGGCGCATTGCAGCAGATTTCTAACAGTTCCAGAGCTGTCTGCGGCTTCTCATGCAGAGCGGCTAAGATCAACGCAAGACGTAGACTTTCCGATTCTTTGAGCGACTTGGCGCGGAACAGGAAGAGCAGCAGTGGATCAGAGGAGTCGTAGTAATTGAGACGGAGCGCATCCGCGAACTCCCTGCTCTGCTCCTCAGGCTGCCCCCCAGTAGAGGACACAATATCCTTCAGCTTGCGGATGGTCTTATCAAATGTATGTACAGAGATGCCGAGCCGCTTCGCGAACTGCTGCCGATTGTATGCGCCGCTCGTTAAGACGAGCATGCGCAGGAACTGGATCTCTTTATCAAAGCTTTCTCTAGCCAAGCTGGTAACCTCCTATAAGGCGCACGATGCTCCAATGGTCATATTTTAACAGGGGATGCTTGGAAACTAAACGGGGATTTATTGGTTTACGCATTGGTCGTCATACTTTCGCCATGTTCGCGAGCAGCGAAACAGGAGAGAATAGGGGCATAAGAGAGAACGAGGAGGCGGGCGGCATATGACCGTATATACGCGAGAACAAATTATAGAACAGCTAAGAGGAATTGAACGCGAGGAAAATGTCCGTATCGTCTATGCGTGCGAATCCGGCAGCCGGGCTTGGGGATTTCCGTCCAAGGACAGCGATTACGATGTGCGCTTCATCTATGTGAGGCCTGTGGAATGGTACTTATCGCTGTTCGAGAAACGTGACGTCATCGAGCGTCCGATCAGCAGCATGCTGGATATGAGCGGCTGGGATATGACCAAAGCGCTGCAGTTATTTCGCAAGTCGAACCCGCCGCTCCTTGAATGGCTGCAATCGCCGATACCATATTTGGAAGAAACGACGATTACGCAGCAAATCCGATTCTTGGCAAAGCAAGCTTTCTCGCCGAGATCCTGTCTCTATCATTACTTGCATATGGCAAGAGGCAACTACCGCGATTATTTGCAAGGGGATCAAGTAAGGTTGAAGAAATATTTTTACGTGCTGCGGCCGATACTGGCTTGCAGATGGATCGAGCGGGAGAACACAATGCCGCCTATGGAATTCAAGACGCTAGTAGATACAATGCTGTCTGAGGGCAGTGAGCTTCTTAAGGACACCATTAATCAGCTGCTATCGCGCAAAATCGCCGGAGACGAGCTGGATTACGAGCCGCGTCTTGACGTGCTGAACGAATATCTGGAGCAGCAATTTGCTTATTTTGAAACTGCGGCGCAGGCAGTGAACAGCGCGGATACGCTCGCAGAAGATAGACTGAATCAATTATTTCGCGCCGCAATTGCGGAAGCTTGGGGAAGAGGGATATAGATGGCTTATACAACAATTGAAGGTGTCCGCGTCTGGGGAACGCCTGATGAAGGAGCAGTCTCGCAAGCACTGACTTGTTCGGAAACCGGGAATGTCGTTCAGACATTGCTTATGGCTGACCATCACAAAGGGTATAGTCAGCCAATTGGAGGCGTCGTCGTATACGATGGACAGATCTCACCATCCGGCGTCGGCTATGATATTGGCTGCGGGAACAAGGCGGTTCGGACGAACCTGTTGGCTAGCGAGATCAAACCTATGATTGCTTCGATTATGGACACGATTGCGCGGCGTATATCGTTCGGTATTGGCCGTGTGAACGATGTGCAGGTCGATCACGAGCTGTTCGACGACCCGGATTGGGCGGTGTATAAGGCGGTCGGCAGGCAGGAGCATGATAAGCTGCTTACACTGGCGCGGACTCAGTTGGGGACTGTGGGAAGCGGGAACCATTTTGTCGATTTGTTCGAGGAGCAGGCGACGGGGCGGTTGTGGGTGGCGAATCATTTTGGCAGTCGCGGATTCGGGCATAAGACGGCGAGCGGCTTCCTCAATCTCGCAGCAGGCAGGGAGTTTCTAGGGAATGCGCCAGGCGAGAAAATGGATCAGCCGCCAACCTTGTTCGATATTAACAGCGAGCTCGGTGATATGTACTACCGTGCCATGCGGCTTGCCGGGCGATACGCCTACGCCGGACGCGACTATGTGATGAATCAATTGCTTGCCATACTAGGTGCAGAGACGGACATGGAGGTCCATAATCACCATAACTATGCGTGGAAAGAGCAGCATTTCGGCAAAGAGACGGTCGTCGTTCGCAAGGGAGCGACGCCTTCCGCACCTGGTCAGCTCGGATTTATCGGCGGCAGTATGGGCGATATCTCCGTCATCGTGCGCGGCAAAGACACGGCTGAGAATCGCGATGCGTGCTACAGCACGGTGCACGGAGCGGGGCGAGTGATGAGCCGGACGGCAGCCGCTGGCAAAATGAACTGGAAGACGCGGCAGCGCAGCGGCGGCCTAATCTCTCCGCAGCAGATGATGCAGGCGGTGGAAGCGTTCGGCGTCGAGCTTCGCGGAGCAGGTACGGACGAGAGCCCATTCGTCTACCGCAAGCTGCAGGATGTGCTTGATGCGCACAGCGAAACAATTGATGTGCTGCATGTGCTGAAGCCATTCGGGGTATGTATGGCTGGTGCGGATGAATTTGATCCGTACAAAGATTAATAGGCTGGAAGGAACAGCGGAATAGGACGATAGGCTGATCATGACAAAGGAAGAATCCATATATTCTTATGGCAGTATCGTTGATTCGCAGGAATATATGGATAACTATGGAATACGAGAATAACCCAATAGTCGCTTGTGTAATCCTATACGACTTAGTGTCGAATCGAGTCGACTAGGGAGATTGATATAGTGATGGCTGCGTACATGCATGAAGCTATCCATCATAGGCCCTATTTTAGGAAAAAAAGAGGATGTCGCTTTCTGCCAGCTGCTGATATAATGGGGTCAACCTTTTCTATTCACCCGGAAGGAGACTCTATGCGCAAACTCATCAGTCTCGCTATTATTATGATTCTAGTTGTCGGTTCACTAGGCATGACAATGGCGGCAGCCACATCAAAGTTCCCTTATCAGGCTAAAGTAAACACCACAGCCATGAACGTGCGAAGCGAGCCATCTCTTCAGGCATCGGTCGTCGGTCAGCTGGAATCTGGGGATGTCGTAACGGTAACGGACGAAGAAAGTGACGGCTGGGTACAAGTTAAGAAGAACAAATTGACCGGTTGGGCAGCCGGTTACTTGCTCCGCAAGCTGGACAGCTCGGGCAAGCCTGAGAACGCTTCAGCAGCCTCGTCGCCGCCGACAAGCGGTACCGTTAGTACAAGCTCGGGATCCACAGTGACCGTTCTGACGGAATCGCTGAGAATCCGCTCCGGCCCAGGCACGAGCTATAAAGTCGTCGGATCGCTCGCGCAAGGCGAGCAGGTGACGATTAACGGCAGCGAAGGCAGCTGGCTGAAGATTAAGACAACGGCGAAGGTGAGTGGCTGGGTATCGAAGCAGTACGTTGGCAAAGGCGCACCACTGTCGGCGCAGTCTTCCAGCAGAGGGCTGCGAGGCAAGCTCATCGTCGTTGACGCCGGGCATGGCGGCAATGATCCGGGCATGATTGGTACAACGCAGGATACGAAGGAGAAAACACTCACGCTCAGCACGGCGAACTATCTGAAGCAGGAACTGGTGAGGCTGGGCGCTCGCGTCATTATGACGCGTACCACAGACGTTAAGCCGGAGCTGTCGGAACGCGTGCGGATTAGTGAATCTGCGAATGCGGATGCTTTTGTCAGCATTCACTATAATTCTTCGGTGAAGAAGTCGACCGGAACATTGACGTTCTTCTATTCAGAGAAGAAGGATCGTCCGCTTGCGCAGGCTGTGGAAGCGGAGCTGAGACAAGGCACCGGCCTTCGCAGCAATGGCGTCTCATTCGGCGATTTATACGTGCTGCGTGAGAACAACACTGTCGCTACGCTCGTGGAGCTCGGCTTCTTGTCGAACCCGAAGGATGAATCGCTTGTTCGCGGCTCTTCCTACCAGAAGAAGGCGGCTGCGGCGATTGCTAGAGGGCTTGCGGATTATTTTGGATAACTAGATTAGAGAGGCTACTAGGCATATGCTGCTTGGTAGCCTTTTTTTTGCGAATTGGGTACATTTACTAGGAGTGCGTTACTAGTTTGCAACCGAACTGTAACTGTTCTGTAACGACATAAAACGACTAACCGTTTTATAATGATTCATGCAGGTTACATATTTGAGAGTTATTGAAGCAAGAGTGAGAGTTGCCCATTAACGGAAGGAGAAGGAAGCAAGTGCCAAAACCATTAGGAAACAGTGGACGCTATATGCCCGGATTGGATGGATTGCGAGCGATCGCTGTCTTTGCGGTCATCGCCTATCATCTTAACTTATCGTGGGTGCCAGGCGGACTGCTGGGCGTTGGCATGTTTTTTGTCCTCTCCGGCTATCTGATTACGGATATTCTATTAAAACAGCATAGTAGAGGGGACAAGCTGGCGCTCGGCGATTTCTGGATTCGCCGTGCTCGCAGGCTGCTGCCTGCTATGATCATCATGCTTGGGCTTGTCTCGATTTGGCTCGGAACGACCGATCCGCAGCGACTGTACGCATTGCGCGGGGAGATCGGTGCAGCTCTTCTCTATATAAGCAATTGGCGGTTGATCTTCCACCAAGTGTCGTATTTCGAGAGCTTCGGCCCTCCTTCACCGTTTGGACATTTATGGTCGCTGGCGGTTGAAGAGCAGTTCTATCTAGTCTGGCCGATGCTGCTCGCGCTTCTCGTCAAGTTCGTACCGCGGCGCGGCACGCTGGCGCTCGTTATCTTGGCGGGTGCAGCGGCATCTGCTTTAGCGATGGCTTACATTTATGTGCCTCAGCTAGATCCAAGCCGAGTCTACTACGGTACGGACACACGTTCTTTCGCGCTATTGATCGGCGCGGCGCTCGCCGTGGTTTGGCCAAGCTGGAAGCTGGCTGACCTGATTGCTTCCTCGCGGGCGGTGAAAGCGCTTGATATGGTGGGAGCTATCGGATTCGCGGTCGTTGTGGCGATGATTGCGCTTGTCGGCGAGTATGATGCATTCTTGTATCGCGGCGGAATGGTTGTTCTCTCATTCGCAACGGCCGCGGTAGTTGCAGCGCTGGCGCATCCCGCTAGCCGGCTCTCCCGGATCATCGGGTGCAAGCCGCTGCAATGGTTCGGCGCCAGATCGTACGGCATCTATCTGTATCATTATCCGGTCATTGCGCTTTCTACGCCGGCTGCGGAACTGGATACATTCAATCCGCTGCGCGCACTGCTGCAAATTCTCGCATCGTTAGCGCTGGCGGAACTATCTTGGCGATTCGTAGAGGAGCCCATCCGCCATGGTGCGATTGGGAAGCTGGTGCAGCTGCTGAAACAACCATTAGCCGGTAGAAAAGCGAGCCGCAAAGTGATGTTCGCATCGGTGTGCTTGCTTGCTGTCGTCAGCGTATCCTGTTCTGGACAGAGAAATATTGTTCAAGGGAATTCCTCTAGTATCATTGATGGCGGTCTTCAAAGCGGAGGTTCCGCTCTTGCAGGGGGACAAGCCGTGGGAGTAGGCGGAGGTTCAGCAGCAGGCCTAGGTTCAGGCTCAGTGCCGACTGTAACGAAGCCGTCGATGGATACGACGAAGGACTCTTCGGATCAGCACGATGACGGGCAGTCCGATAGCGGCAGCGATCAAGGAAGTACGGATGTGGCGGCTGGAGAAGAAAAGCCTGATCAAGATGGTGATCCGAGTTCCAATGGCGCAGATCATGTGACAGGTAAACCTACTGATACAGATCAGCAGAACTCGGAGCAAGACTCAGCCGATCAGGCTCAAGCCGGAGATGGCGCGGGCGGTAAACCAACGGATGCTAACGAGGGGACTGCTTCGAATCCGGGCGATAATTCGCAGAATTCGAATACGCCGGTTGCGCCGGAAGATACGGTGACGGTCATCGGCGACTCGATTATTCTGGACGCGAAGCCGTATTTGGAGAAGCTGATCAATGGTATCATCGTAGAAGGTAAGGTTGGCCGGCAAATGTTTGAGGCAAGCGATGTGGTGGAAGAGCTAAAGCGGAACAAGAGGCTCGGCCATACGGTCGTAATTGAGCTCGGGACGAACGGTTCCTTCACAACAAAGCAGCTCGATTCGCTGCTTGAGGCCATAGGCGATGACCGGCGTGTTGTGCTTGTGAACACACGAGTACCGCGCAAGTGGCAGGACATTGTGAACGACCTGCTTAGCGAAACGGTCAAGAACACGCCAAGCTTAACGCTTATCGATTGGTATTCTGCAAGCAAAGGCCGTGACGACTTCTTCGGCAGAGACGGTGTTCACTTGAAGAAGCACGGCGCTGAATTCTTCGCGAATTTGCTCGTTCAAGGTATTGGACGTTAATAATTGGATTGGCAGCAGCAGGTAGCAAAAGTCCCCGCCCCCGGCGCATCGTTATGATGTGCGGGAGCGGGGACTTTTGTTGTTATTGGCAGTCAGCTGCGTTCACTTCAACAAGCCGGATAAGCCAAAATATCGTTAATTTGATTCAGCGGATAATGGAAGGTGGCGAACTGGGAGGCATACATGTATTGCATGACATACACTTCGCCGCCTTCAACGCGGCATAGAATGCCGGAGACGCCGGTTCCGTTTCGAAGCGAGATGCCGACAGGGCGGCCCATCAGATAAAGCGCCTTCTGCTGCAGCGGCATTTGGCTTGGCATAAACATAGGACTTCTTCCTCCTTCATGGATATGAGCCTGGTGCTGTGCTGCAATTAGTGTATGTTCAAGCAGGCGCTATGCCATCCGCGGCTGCCTATGCTTCAAGAACTGTTGCGTTCTTCTTCACATCAGCCGATCGGACATTCATATAGAGGAAACCGGAGGCGATTAACACGCCGCCTGCGATGTACCAAGTGACGGAGATCGATGCGTTCTGTGCGATATAGCCGTGAATGACGGAGCCGATTAAACCACCCAGCTGCAAGAACAAGGAGGACATCGATTGCATCGTGGAGCGGTTGCTTTCATCAAGCTGTGCATTGAATAAGGTGGAATCCGGCGCGCTTGCCATTCCATTGGTCATAAACAGGACAAAGTAGAAGCATGTAAAACCAAGCGCGCTGCTTTGGGCGGCCAGTACAAGAAAGAGGATGCCGAGCAATACGCGAGCAACGAATAGCAGCGTGCGGAACGGAATGTTCAGCCAGCGTGCCACAGGACCGATGAACAGGCCTCCGATGGAGGCGGAAATGAAATAACCGGCGGTGATCAAGCCGAACTGCCAAGTCGCTGAATCCGCTCCAAGAATGCTCTTCACTTGCGGCTGCCAGTAAGTTTCAAGGCCTGAGAAGGCGAAGCCCCAGGCGAAAGTAGCGAGCAGCAGCATGAAGACGGCCGTTTGTTTGATGCCGTAGCGCACAGAATCCGATATGAGCAGCGGCAGCTGGCGGAAGCCGTCCGTCATTCGCGCAGCGCGGGATGTATGGACCTTCTCGACAACAAGCCTGGCCGTGAGAACATATTGCAGCACGATCATCAGCGCCATTGCGATGAAATTGATCGAGTAGATGCCTGCCCCGAAATGCGTCGTGTAG
This window harbors:
- a CDS encoding nucleotidyltransferase domain-containing protein, with protein sequence MTVYTREQIIEQLRGIEREENVRIVYACESGSRAWGFPSKDSDYDVRFIYVRPVEWYLSLFEKRDVIERPISSMLDMSGWDMTKALQLFRKSNPPLLEWLQSPIPYLEETTITQQIRFLAKQAFSPRSCLYHYLHMARGNYRDYLQGDQVRLKKYFYVLRPILACRWIERENTMPPMEFKTLVDTMLSEGSELLKDTINQLLSRKIAGDELDYEPRLDVLNEYLEQQFAYFETAAQAVNSADTLAEDRLNQLFRAAIAEAWGRGI
- a CDS encoding RtcB family protein yields the protein MAYTTIEGVRVWGTPDEGAVSQALTCSETGNVVQTLLMADHHKGYSQPIGGVVVYDGQISPSGVGYDIGCGNKAVRTNLLASEIKPMIASIMDTIARRISFGIGRVNDVQVDHELFDDPDWAVYKAVGRQEHDKLLTLARTQLGTVGSGNHFVDLFEEQATGRLWVANHFGSRGFGHKTASGFLNLAAGREFLGNAPGEKMDQPPTLFDINSELGDMYYRAMRLAGRYAYAGRDYVMNQLLAILGAETDMEVHNHHNYAWKEQHFGKETVVVRKGATPSAPGQLGFIGGSMGDISVIVRGKDTAENRDACYSTVHGAGRVMSRTAAAGKMNWKTRQRSGGLISPQQMMQAVEAFGVELRGAGTDESPFVYRKLQDVLDAHSETIDVLHVLKPFGVCMAGADEFDPYKD
- a CDS encoding WYL domain-containing protein, with product MARESFDKEIQFLRMLVLTSGAYNRQQFAKRLGISVHTFDKTIRKLKDIVSSTGGQPEEQSREFADALRLNYYDSSDPLLLFLFRAKSLKESESLRLALILAALHEKPQTALELLEICCNAPDTAEIALFPDEKTIRSDLRYLEEVGVIKRVPGPRPYRYRMQDDLVRKLTDEELRDLLNFVDVMANTQVPSVQGYLLRDHLKKSAAHKRSGGDGGDGRDGGDGSDGGGGGMSDAGEPFLYKYHYYSRILDEAHLFTLLGAIQNRRKVTFLYFSPKSDTSYSSKNTNPLFEREHEGKAETALPIKVVYDHQYGRWYMLANNSRDGIRKYRLEGMTQIAEGEQVAAELFEAKRSELEARIQHSWLIDTGRTVTVSVRFFHPGGSEPNFVRERVLLQGQWGAIVEEDEEAFIYEIVVNGTTEIRPWLRSFGSSCEVLAPASLRREMIEEWKEIASYYESV
- a CDS encoding N-acetylmuramoyl-L-alanine amidase, producing MRKLISLAIIMILVVGSLGMTMAAATSKFPYQAKVNTTAMNVRSEPSLQASVVGQLESGDVVTVTDEESDGWVQVKKNKLTGWAAGYLLRKLDSSGKPENASAASSPPTSGTVSTSSGSTVTVLTESLRIRSGPGTSYKVVGSLAQGEQVTINGSEGSWLKIKTTAKVSGWVSKQYVGKGAPLSAQSSSRGLRGKLIVVDAGHGGNDPGMIGTTQDTKEKTLTLSTANYLKQELVRLGARVIMTRTTDVKPELSERVRISESANADAFVSIHYNSSVKKSTGTLTFFYSEKKDRPLAQAVEAELRQGTGLRSNGVSFGDLYVLRENNTVATLVELGFLSNPKDESLVRGSSYQKKAAAAIARGLADYFG
- a CDS encoding MFS transporter; translated protein: MKSVSKLLLVYIVNQSLHWFIIGLILPVSSLFMLEKGLNLQEIGLIFAVSSGAVLLLELPTGGLSDTLGRKRVYLLSLLFLLGAVVLVMISWNLVSLLLGYVLFGAARALSSGSIDAWFVDEFNRLEPGGDLNSKLAKANIYIPLAMGVSALAGGVLPDWLGSYTTHFGAGIYSINFIAMALMIVLQYVLTARLVVEKVHTSRAARMTDGFRQLPLLISDSVRYGIKQTAVFMLLLATFAWGFAFSGLETYWQPQVKSILGADSATWQFGLITAGYFISASIGGLFIGPVARWLNIPFRTLLFVARVLLGILFLVLAAQSSALGFTCFYFVLFMTNGMASAPDSTLFNAQLDESNRSTMQSMSSLFLQLGGLIGSVIHGYIAQNASISVTWYIAGGVLIASGFLYMNVRSADVKKNATVLEA
- a CDS encoding acyltransferase family protein, whose product is MPKPLGNSGRYMPGLDGLRAIAVFAVIAYHLNLSWVPGGLLGVGMFFVLSGYLITDILLKQHSRGDKLALGDFWIRRARRLLPAMIIMLGLVSIWLGTTDPQRLYALRGEIGAALLYISNWRLIFHQVSYFESFGPPSPFGHLWSLAVEEQFYLVWPMLLALLVKFVPRRGTLALVILAGAAASALAMAYIYVPQLDPSRVYYGTDTRSFALLIGAALAVVWPSWKLADLIASSRAVKALDMVGAIGFAVVVAMIALVGEYDAFLYRGGMVVLSFATAAVVAALAHPASRLSRIIGCKPLQWFGARSYGIYLYHYPVIALSTPAAELDTFNPLRALLQILASLALAELSWRFVEEPIRHGAIGKLVQLLKQPLAGRKASRKVMFASVCLLAVVSVSCSGQRNIVQGNSSSIIDGGLQSGGSALAGGQAVGVGGGSAAGLGSGSVPTVTKPSMDTTKDSSDQHDDGQSDSGSDQGSTDVAAGEEKPDQDGDPSSNGADHVTGKPTDTDQQNSEQDSADQAQAGDGAGGKPTDANEGTASNPGDNSQNSNTPVAPEDTVTVIGDSIILDAKPYLEKLINGIIVEGKVGRQMFEASDVVEELKRNKRLGHTVVIELGTNGSFTTKQLDSLLEAIGDDRRVVLVNTRVPRKWQDIVNDLLSETVKNTPSLTLIDWYSASKGRDDFFGRDGVHLKKHGAEFFANLLVQGIGR